TGTCGTAGTCTGGAAGGGGATATTGGTGGAGGCTTTAACGGGATACGGATTTTCGACTTACCTAGGCTGTTGCGTTTGCCGAAGATGCTGCCGTTGAACGGAGGCTTCCTGTAGGCTGCCTCACTGGAGCCCAAAAGTATGGCTGCGACCAGGATCGTGACCAGGAGCAGAGTGAGTGTGAATCGAAGAGCCATCTTGCAGTTTTCGGTGAGCGTTGTGGGCAGTGAAAGGAAGGAAGGTCTGAGCTGTGTTAGAAACCGGATGATTCTGTGACAAAACAAGGCGAATCCCTGACTTTTATACTCGCCAACCGAGCAGAAGGATGCTGCGCGCCTAATCGAGTTACCGCGAGATAATTGAAAACCAGATTGCTTGGGGAGTTTTTCGAGTGAGAccataaaatgtaattatattCCACTTATGTACATAGCTGAGTTATGCTTAACCTAGGCTGGATTTCATAATGCAGGAGGGCTCACGTCTTGGCATTCCAGTCGAGCACCTTGTTGAACTCCTTCTCGCCGAATCCGATGGCTGCCGACTGCTCCAAACAGATGGTCTGGCGCTTCAGGTTGTCGATCATGTAGAGCTGCTTCTTGTACGCGTTGAGCAGGTCGCCGCGCTGGCGTTTAAGAGCCCGGATCCGGCTGTCCCGCAGCTTTAGTTCCTTCCGATGCGCCTCCAACTGGTCGCGCTGCTCCTCGCGCAGCAGCTTGAGTTCCTGGCGGGCAGCGTCTGCATCCTCCTGGACGCGGGACAGTCGGTTCTCCAGGTTTATGTTCGTCTGCCTGGAAACCTTGGCATCCCGCTTCAGCACCTCCAGCTCCCGCTGCTGGGTGATGAACTcgagctgctgctccttctggCGCTGGTTGAAACCCTCGCACTGCCGTTCGGACCGCATCAGTTGCTCGGAGAGGTGCTTGTTGGAGTTGATCGCCTGGTCGCGCTGGTGCTCTGACTTGCGTTGCGCTTCCAAGGCGTGCTCAAGCTGCTCCTTCTGTCGGATCAACTCTCCGGCGTGTTGAGCGTGATCCTCTTCCAGAATGGCCACCTTGGCCTTGAGGAATCTAAAAGGCGAAAATTAGTCATGGTTTGTAAGAATTCATACTGTTTAGCTGATCATATTATTTTTAGTCTTTGGGGTTTCTTACTTAATAAAGTTGTCCTTGGTGACCTGCTTCTTCAGCTGGCCATTGACGACGGTTGTGCTCTCTCGCTTCTGTGTGACCTCCACTTCGACCACATCTGGTTTTCGGTTTGCCTCATCGGCGTCGTTACGCAGCAGTTCGTCCAACGAAGGACTCTCGCTAAAGTTTGGGTTCCGGTACTTGACATACGTAGCCGTCTTGCTGCTCACATCCTTCGTGAAGGTACTAAATTTGGAAAGATTGCGGGGGGTGGGCGAGGTGGGTCCGGCAGCGGGCTTGGACTTGGTCAGCAGACTCATATCGGGCATCGGCGAACGGGCTGTGGGCACCGTCTCTCTGCCTGGCGAAGCTTTCGGGGCTGCCTTCGTGCACGCCGTGGGAGCACCCTTTTTCCGGAGCAGGCTGCTCGGCCCCTTTTGTTTCTGGAAGGTGGCGAAGCGCGGCACCGCCACCGCCGTGGATTTGGATGACCCCTTTGCCGGATACATGGCGTCGGCAGCTGGACTGAGGGTCAGGAGATTCAGCTCCTGGTTTATCTTAAAGAGCTCCTTCTCGCGGGACAGAAGCTCGGCCATTACGGTGGGTCGATGCGAGGACGGTGGCTAAGTTTCTTGCAACAACGATTGTGATTTGATAAAAGACCTGGACAATCTACACACATTGAATTTTTCTCAGATTTAATTTGCTAGTAGCTCCACACGGCTATATCAAGGTTAATACTATAAATTCGGCTGGAGTTAATAAATTTTCCGGACGCCAAACAGTGACAGTTACCCCGGCTACGTAGTCCTGAATCCCCCGGCCGCCTTTTGGGAATCGGCCTGGTCCCTCCGGAACTCCATGTCCTGTTGCTGTTCAATGGGGTGGTTTTCGGTTTGTTCGATTGTCCCCCCGACGACTGTCGCTTGGACTTCCCCTTTTCGACGGATTGAGGAGTTggaaaattttttatttaaatttatttatagtcAATAAGGTGGGCAGGCCATGCTCTTAAGAGCTTGCTTAACTAttttaacataaatatataataaataaataatacattttaaattatttaaaaaatttccacTCATAAATATAtgcttatattttatttgtgtaaaGTACCTATAATGCCAAATGGTGAGGGATTTACCCATCCCAGTCCTTGTAGAATTCTCTCACGTCTCAAAAGAATAATTCGTCCACTTCATCCAAGTTTTCCCCACACATGTATAACCGAAACagaggaacacgcataataataataaatattgatagAACTAAAGTATAAACAGCGACGGGCAGCTTCAAGGGAAATACGGCAGAAAGTAACAACAACTCGGGGTCTCCGAGGTGTCACAGCTACCTGTACTCGCACCTGGGATCTCGAGGTTGCAAGGGCGCTGGGTTCACAGAATGTAGAGACAAGTTCAAGATTTATGTGCCTACCGagtaaaacaaaagaagagCAGCATGTGTCCCACAGAGAAGCCTCGTCAGTCCAAGCAGTCAGCCCCACCAGTGGCCATATATGCCGTCATCAAGGTGTTCTGGTGACAGCCCACACACTGGCCATAATTGCACCGATCTGCTGCCAAGTTTGAGCAGAACCTGACTTCCAGTTGCGAGCGCACAGCTGTGGCCGAAAGCATGACGTTGGCCTGGAGGCGCTCCAAAGACACTTGGATACCACCTGGATACTTGGAAACTTAGTCTAGAGTGCTTCGAATCAaagcatttttataaattttaatcacaaacaaacattaaagaatatggcaaaaaatatttaaatttaaaaaaaccTTAGCTAGGGAATATAGGGTTTTTTGTTGAGGTTTCCAGCCCAATGTTTCTCTATGTGCACACTTGCGATATGGGATGACCGCCGCCCGACCCTCTAATTATGCCGCACTCATTAGAAAGACAATCTGGACCCGCAGCCGTAGGTGTATTAAAGGGAGCCAGCGGAGCGTGGCCGCCAGTCCCGCCGGTCATCAAGTGCAGCTCAGCTGGACGACGTGTTGCTGCTGTAAAACTGGCAGCGACACCGCGGCCACCGCCAATTGAGGCGATACTATACTATGCCTTAGTGAAGAGATCGTCGGAAGAGCGCACATAGACTTGCCAATTGCTCCGAAAATCCCAGAGCGCCGCCACTCCGAATCTTGGCAAGACCGGTTGTCGGCCATCGTCTTGGCGTTTTCGTCGGAGTGCGAGTGGCTCGGTTTCGGGCCCAGTCAGTCTTGGCCAGGTCGGTGTGCGAGACACATCCACAGCGCTCAACGAACCTCTATCCCATCGATCCCATCGCTTCGATTTCGATTGCTATTCCGATTCGTTTCGATCCCGAATCGTGCGTGAGTTTTTCGAGTGGCGTAGCTCTGCGGTTATGGCTCCGTTTACCCGGTTCTAATTGGATCGTGCGTGTGGATTTGAAACGGCTTTCCGTGGCTCCAAGAGACGTTCATGGGTTTCCGAGATTTGAAATAGTTgcggttgttgctgttgtgccTGTGATGTTTCTGTCGTGATTTTCTCTGATTGTTGTTGCCCTTGGGAAGCGATTAAGCTCGACGGGTGGTTGAACCGGGCCAGTAAATACGTGCTGAATGATTTGTGAATCTTTTGAATATTTCGCGTTGTTTTCTGGGGAAGTGCAAAAGTGTCGGGAAGTTTGTTGCCTCAGTCTTTTGTGTTGAGACGGCGtaatagcagcagcagcagcagcaacaacaacagctcgGATTATTTGCCACAATTCGCACAAAGAGCAGCTCTTAGCGTCTCTTTACCACTCTTGGCCAACTCTTAAATGTGCAATTCCCGCAGCGTTAACATGTAAAACGAGtgttggccacaaaacgaaATAATTATAGAGGAAgcccgcaaaaaaaaaaaaaaacacttagGAAgtacataaaaacaaaatcaaactaATGTGAAACCAAAATTCGTGAAAATATCTAAAATCATCATCGTTCCGGGCAACCAGTTTAAGGCACAGCGAAATCGCAACAACGGACACATAACAAATTGGATTACGCAAAAAGGGCGAAGTTGGCTAGAGGTGAGTGTTGCGGAGTTGCTGTTTGAAAAGCCATAATCGAATAACCAGAAACCCGAAACCCGCAAAAAGAAACAGTTAAAATCAGGCAGAAAATCAAAGCTGTGCCGTTTGCAAAAACAAACCCAAAACAGCCTTAAAAGATGACTTCATAAATCGCCGACGCTGTGGATGTGCCAAAAATCCATCAGCCAAACCGGTTGGCTTCACTTCGCCTCGCTCGAAATTCGGAATTCACGGAATACCAATACTTGTACTCGGGGGAACAAATTGAAGAAGCGTTGCAATCTGTTTTCTGTGCAAATGAAATGGGCCTTATCTGAAAAGCGGCCTGAGAAGCCATCTGTCCGGGGATCTGAACCTGTTTGCCAAGGTTGCCAGTGGCCGATGTTGGCTGCCAAGTTCGCAGCCAGTTGCATCATCTGGGGACACAAATATGGCCGCGATGGGGTTGGCCATCGGCAATTGGCTATTTGAGTAGCCACATCACGGACATCCGTCTTCCATCCGCTTTTCCTGCCTTCTTTCCCGTTTTTCAATGCCCATTTCTGGATGCGCACCGCATAAGTAATGTGTCATCGGGCTCTTGGAATCAAAGGTCCATTCACATTTACCCCCACTCCGTGTGCGGCCATTATAAGCCAGAATCTGTTGCTAATTGGCTGACCCAACATTACCCACATGAGCTGAGACCGGGTTCTTCTCCTTGTGGAACTTTTAGCACTTCCACGGATCACACAGCCATAATTATGTTCGTTCCATTGTGTTCGGGTTGGCGTCTAAAGAAGCAATTAGAAATGTTGATTGATGGAGAGATGAACCCCGAACCCATCCCGATCCGACACTTGCATCATCTTTGGACTATGGGAATGTGATGCACGGCCTTTCCCTTTTCGGTGATGCATGGCCTATTAATTGGTTAATTTGTGGTTTGTTAGCCATCAAAATATTGTAGTTGGCCAATGTAATGGTCTTCATCTGCGTTGAATACAACGCCTTGACTAGTGAATAATGGCTCATCCGCCAAAGGCGTTTATCTCCAACTTCTGTTGGATATTTCCAAGTTCTCCGGCATTCTCGGAAAGCTTTGCGTCGAGGAACGCCAACGCAAGCgtaaaatttgtataattaaaagGCGAATCTGCGCCCGAGCTGCTCGAATACCAGTTTCTGAGCCATCGTGTAGTTAACTTGTTTATATAACAGCCAGACAACAACTCGCAGTGACCTTGAAGCGGGCACAAAATAAGGTAAAGACGGAAAATATGATTGTACGTATAATTTCGTATTATTTTGCTGCCTGGCGATGTGTGTGCTCAGCTAAGTGAGAGAAGTGAAGACATATGACGGATTTTTGGGGGTTTATGAACTAAGCCGAGAAATGCGTGTGGGCTTGATTGCCAAAAGCTGTGTGATTGATTTATAATCTCCCGCGGAAGAACTAACAAAGAAAGCGCCAAAAATGGTGAGGTCATTCAACCAGGCCAAGACCTTTTCAGCGTTAGATTTCCGCCTGCTCGTTGGTATTGATTTACAGTTgaaacgaaagacttaggcaacgaacttcGCGACTGCATTACTCATACGACACGTTGGCGCTCAGCACTAATTATGCAAAAACCCAAATGCTAGCGAAAGGCGTGCCCCAAACCCAGCCGTGAGTCACAAGCTTCGCTTGCCCCCCGTTAAACGGACACTCTGCATTGggttgcttgtttgttttcggCCAAAATGAAAAGTCGTCTGGCTAGTTGATCCCCCACTCTCCAgcctcctccaccaccactGGCGAATTAAACCAACATTGGCAAACTCAAGCGGACTTAAATGCAGGCTTTTACCTTAGATCAACCCCACGCAAAACCCCGCGACTGCAGTCGACCGACCACGAGGTTGTTCAATTCATTCCAAACACTTTCAAATCCAAGCCTTAAAAGGGGAGTGGCAGGCCAAGACTTTTGAACTGCGGACTGTGCTCGAAGGAAGTGGGCACAGAACTGTGGCCAATACTTGGTGTGTTAAGTTCTCAGACACTAAGatataagataaataaattattgtaatatAGTAGCGATCGTCTATGATATCAATGTCTAAGTTTAGCATTTATGACACTACAAGTGATTTATCTCAGTGAAGTTCTACGCTCATTAACTTCAAGTACGAGACTATTTATGGTTTAGAGGAAATCCTCCTCAAAAGTTAGTTACTTAAGTACTGAGCCGAGGAAACTTGCATAAACTTATTATGGGAAACGTAAGGTCAGCTCGGCCTGTCATTAATAAGCAATGCCCATTTCTCGAACTCATCAGTCGAGTCCCTCATCACAAACAATAATtagctttaaaaaaaagggggctCAATGAATAAGTTTTAATGATGAATTTGGCTGATTCTGACCAGCAGTAGCTGCCAATGTACGAGCAGCTGGGAGGCTGGATTTTTAGTACTTCTAGACGCGAAACCCCAGCCAAGCAAAAACGGAACTACAAAACTAGTTTCAGCTGTGCCTTTGggctgaaagaaaaaaaaaccataaaaacagCGGGTAACAATGGGCGCCAGtcaaaaggcaaaaagcacGGCAACAGCAAAAAGAGCAAAATAAATGGCTGAAACTGAAATATTGTAGACCCGGCTGATAAAAATCAAACACATTCATGTCTACAGCTCAGCTCAAGTCACGTTCAATGCGAATTTCTTTgccgtttgtttttttttttttgctatttcgtacatattttttcttcgTGGCAATAAGCAAGCCTGCGGCCACAAAAATTAGGCGTCAAAATGGgagagaaaaatatatttaggcAGCGCCGCGGGCCGAGCGATTGTGGGTGTCCAATCAGCGGTTTGCATATTGGCCAGTTGGTTTGAGCCCAATTGGACATCTTGACAAATGGCAGAGAAGCTCGCCATTTGCAGAGAACTTACATAACTTCGTGACAGCAGCAAGAGCAGTGACACGCAACGCATTGGGCAGTTTTTGGTCTTAAGCCCAAACTTGGTTCGCACAGTGTGTGGCAAGACCCGATGTCTCCACGCTCCAGTTTGATGCGTGTGGCAACAACCAGGTCAGCGCATTTGGCCAAGAGGGTGGAGTTGCGTTTTTCCACTTTAAGACCCCCTAATGATGCGCGATTTTCGAGTTCTCACATTGCCTTAATGGCCAA
The sequence above is drawn from the Drosophila melanogaster chromosome 2R genome and encodes:
- the SIFa gene encoding SIFamide, which produces MALRFTLTLLLVTILVAAILLGSSEAAYRKPPFNGSIFGKRNSLDYDSAKMSAVCEVAMEACPMWFPQNDSK
- the CG4681 gene encoding uncharacterized protein, translating into MAELLSREKELFKINQELNLLTLSPAADAMYPAKGSSKSTAVAVPRFATFQKQKGPSSLLRKKGAPTACTKAAPKASPGRETVPTARSPMPDMSLLTKSKPAAGPTSPTPRNLSKFSTFTKDVSSKTATYVKYRNPNFSESPSLDELLRNDADEANRKPDVVEVEVTQKRESTTVVNGQLKKQVTKDNFIKFLKAKVAILEEDHAQHAGELIRQKEQLEHALEAQRKSEHQRDQAINSNKHLSEQLMRSERQCEGFNQRQKEQQLEFITQQRELEVLKRDAKVSRQTNINLENRLSRVQEDADAARQELKLLREEQRDQLEAHRKELKLRDSRIRALKRQRGDLLNAYKKQLYMIDNLKRQTICLEQSAAIGFGEKEFNKVLDWNAKT